Proteins encoded in a region of the Lepisosteus oculatus isolate fLepOcu1 chromosome 23, fLepOcu1.hap2, whole genome shotgun sequence genome:
- the LOC138224577 gene encoding histone H4 encodes MSGRGKGGKGLGKGGAKRHRKVLRDNIQGITKPAIRRLARRGGVKRISGLIYEETRGVLKVFLENVIRDAVTYTEHAKRKTVTAMDVVYALKRQGRTLYGFGG; translated from the coding sequence ATGTCTGGAAGAGGCAAAGGCGGAAAGGGACTCGGGAAAGGAGGCGCTAAGCGTCACCGCAAGGTTCTCCGCGACAACATCCAGGGAATCACCAAGCCCGCCATCCGCCGCCTGGCTCGCCGTGGGGGAGTGAAGCGGATCTCCGGGCTGATCTACGAGGAAACCCGCggggtgctgaaggtgttcctggagaacgTCATCCGCGACGCCGTCACCTACACCGAGCACGCCAAGAGGAAGACCGTCACCGCCATGGACGTGGTGTACGCGCTGAAGCGCCAGGGCCGCACCCTGTACGGCTTCGGCGGCTAA
- the LOC138224574 gene encoding histone H2B 1/2 isoform X2: MPEPAKSAPKKGSKKAVTKTAGKGGKKRRKTRKESYAIYVYKVLKQVHPDTGISSKAMGIMNSFVSDIFERIAGEASRLAHYNKRSTITSREIQTAVRLLLPGELAKHAVSEGTKAVTKYTSSK, from the coding sequence ATGCCTGAACCAGCGAAATCCGCTCCCAAGAAGGGCTCCAAGAAAGCCGTGACCAAGACGGCCGGGAAGGGCGGCAAGAAGCGCAGAAAGACCAGGAAGGAGAGCTACGCCATCTACGTGTACAAGGTGCTGAAGCAGGTGCACCCGGACACCGGCATCTCGTCGAAGGCCATGGGCATCATGAACTCGTTCGTCAGCGACATCTTCGAGCGCATCGCCGGCGAGGCCTCCCGCCTGGCGCATTACAACAAGCGCTCCACCATCACCTCCCGGGAGATCCAGACCGCCGTGCGCCTGCTGCTGCCCGGGGAGCTGGCCAAGCACGCCGTGTCCGAGGGCACCAAGGCCGTCACCAAGTACACCAGCTCCAAGTAA
- the LOC138224574 gene encoding histone H2B 1/2 isoform X1, with protein MPEPAKSAPKKGSKKAVTKTAGKGGKKRRKTRKESYAIYVYKVLKQVHPDTGISSKAMGIMNSFVSDIFERIAGEASRLAHYNKRSTITSREIQTAVRLLLPGELAKHAVSEGTKAVTKYTSSKLQLNQGRAPGCRDHDCPAEGAGERRSGHACLENKAKVFNIRTAVHKNERFQLWISGELNDFFVLFDCCFSVGSLINSKRNAG; from the exons ATGCCTGAACCAGCGAAATCCGCTCCCAAGAAGGGCTCCAAGAAAGCCGTGACCAAGACGGCCGGGAAGGGCGGCAAGAAGCGCAGAAAGACCAGGAAGGAGAGCTACGCCATCTACGTGTACAAGGTGCTGAAGCAGGTGCACCCGGACACCGGCATCTCGTCGAAGGCCATGGGCATCATGAACTCGTTCGTCAGCGACATCTTCGAGCGCATCGCCGGCGAGGCCTCCCGCCTGGCGCATTACAACAAGCGCTCCACCATCACCTCCCGGGAGATCCAGACCGCCGTGCGCCTGCTGCTGCCCGGGGAGCTGGCCAAGCACGCCGTGTCCGAGGGCACCAAGGCCGTCACCAAGTACACCAGCTCCAA GTTACAGCTGAACCAGGGCAGAGCTCCTGGGTGCAGAGACCACGACTGTCCAGCagagggagcaggagagagaagaTCAGGACACGCTTGTCTGGAAAACAAGGCGAAAGTCTTTAACATAAGAACCGCAGTCCACAAAAATGAACGATTTCAACTGTGGATCTCTGGTGAGTTAAATGATTTCTTCGTGCTGTTTGATTGCTGTTTTAGTGTCGGGTCATTAATAAATAGTAAACGGAACGCAGGATAA
- the LOC138224575 gene encoding histone H3, giving the protein MARTKQTARKSTGGKAPRKQLATKAARKSAPATGGVKKPHRYRPGTVALREIRRYQKSTELLIRKLPFQRLVREIAQDFKTDLRFQSSAVMALQEASEAYLVGLFEDTNLCAIHAKRVTIMPKDIQLARRIRGERA; this is encoded by the coding sequence ATGGCGAGAACCAAGCAGACCGCTCGCAAGTCCACCGGCGGCAAGGCGCCCAGGAAGCAGCTGGCCACCAAGGCTGCCCGAAAGAGCGCCCCCGCCACCGGCGGCGTGAAGAAGCCCCACCGCTACAGGCCCGGCACCGTGGCTCTGCGGGAGATCCGCCGCTACCAGAAGTCCACCGAGCTGCTGATCCGCAAGCTGCCCTTCCAGCGCCTGGTGAGAGAGATCGCCCAGGACTTCAAGACCGACCTGCGCTTCCAGAGCTCCGCCGTCATGGCTCTGCAGGAGGCCAGCGAGGCTTACCTGGTGGGGCTCTTCGAGGACACCAACCTGTGCGCCATCCACGCCAAGAGGGTGACCATCATGCCCAAAGACATCCAGCTGGCCCGCCGCATCCGCGGGGAGCGCGCTTAG